In Streptomyces longhuiensis, the following proteins share a genomic window:
- the gap gene encoding type I glyceraldehyde-3-phosphate dehydrogenase, whose product MTRIAINGFGRIGRNVLRALLERDSALEIVAVNDLTEPATLARLLAYDSTAGRLGRPVTVDGDVLVVDGRRIKVLAEREPAQLPWAELGVDIVLEATGRFTSAKAARAHLDAGAKKVLVSAPSDGADVTLAFGVNTDAYDRDVHTVVSNASCTTNALAPLAKVLDDLAGIEHGFMTTVHAYTQEQNLQDGPHRDARRARAAGINIVPTTTGAAKAIGLVLPNLDGKLSGDSIRVPVPVGSIVELNTTVARDVTRDDVLAAYRAAAEGPLAGILEYSDDPLVSSDITGNPASAIFDAALTRVEGRHVKVVAWYDNEWGFSNRVIDTLEFLATR is encoded by the coding sequence ATGACTCGCATCGCCATCAACGGATTCGGCCGCATCGGACGCAATGTGCTGCGCGCACTGCTGGAGCGCGACAGTGCCCTCGAGATCGTCGCCGTGAACGACCTGACCGAGCCCGCCACTCTCGCCCGGCTGCTCGCCTACGACAGCACGGCCGGTCGGCTCGGGCGCCCGGTGACCGTCGACGGGGACGTCCTCGTCGTCGACGGCCGCCGGATCAAGGTGCTGGCCGAGCGCGAACCGGCGCAGCTGCCGTGGGCCGAACTCGGCGTCGACATCGTTCTGGAAGCCACCGGCCGCTTCACCTCGGCCAAGGCTGCTCGTGCCCACCTCGACGCGGGTGCGAAGAAGGTACTCGTGAGCGCGCCGTCGGACGGCGCCGATGTCACGCTCGCGTTCGGGGTCAACACCGACGCCTACGACCGGGACGTGCACACGGTCGTCTCGAACGCCTCCTGCACCACCAACGCGCTCGCTCCGCTGGCCAAGGTGCTCGACGACCTCGCAGGTATCGAGCACGGGTTCATGACGACGGTGCACGCCTACACGCAGGAGCAGAACCTGCAGGACGGCCCGCACCGCGACGCCCGTCGCGCCCGGGCAGCCGGCATCAACATCGTGCCGACGACGACCGGCGCCGCCAAGGCGATCGGCCTGGTGCTGCCGAACCTCGACGGCAAGCTGTCGGGCGACTCCATCCGCGTACCGGTGCCGGTGGGCTCGATCGTCGAACTCAATACGACCGTCGCCCGCGACGTGACGCGCGACGACGTGCTGGCGGCGTACCGCGCCGCAGCGGAGGGGCCGCTCGCCGGCATCCTCGAGTACTCGGACGACCCGCTCGTGTCGTCCGACATCACGGGCAATCCCGCCTCGGCGATCTTTGACGCGGCTCTGACTCGTGTCGAGGGCCGCCACGTCAAGGTGGTCGCGTGGTACGACAACGAGTGGGGCTTCTCGAACCGCGTGATCGACACGCTCGAGTTCCTCGCCACCCGCTGA
- a CDS encoding PEP/pyruvate-binding domain-containing protein, translating into MPLVLDFTSIDATMPATVGGKAANLGELTRAGLPVPHGFCVTTDAYRMISATDGLAGLRPDKAAQRILEAAVPEKLREAIVAAYAEFGDDVPVAVRSSATAEDLPFASFAGQQDTYLNVVGADAVIDAVRRCWASLWTDRAVSYRETNGIDHGTVQLAVVVQRMVASAVSGVMFTANPVTGKRDQTVIDASPGLGEAVVSGAVDPDHFVVDGAGAAGSPDGVGGGEIVERRLGDKRFLICPLAGGGTEKVDIGENHAPCLTDRQILELAELGSKVQAHYGSPQDIEWAIDAWGKLHLTQSRPITTLFPVPERADDHDGFHVYFCFSLAQGLERPITPAGRAAFREIAGAAGRIIMGNPGPDGYTESAGRVFIDVTTVLRSRTGRAFFPRVLDVMEARSAQVLRGLYDDPRLALTHTSPWPAAKRVARLARRFHAPSTALRALADPEAAVRRARRAETELLQAAEKKSIEEALRDCVVPVLPTVAPTALVGFAMLALTSKLVRTEPGELQTVLRSLPNNVTTEMDLDLWDLALAIREDRDVVRVFQDSDVEELVARHRDGALPEAAQHGIRAFLDQWGHRAVAEIDLGLPRWSDDPTYVIGVIRNYLRLDDEQARPDAVFARGAAEAEAMIDQLAQRAKRRGRLVRFALHRTRMLAGLREYPKYLAITLFGALRERIAERGTELHAQGRIDAAQDVFFLEFEEMRAAPDDLRQKVAERKAQYEREMRRRHIPRVLLSDGTEPEVTQHVQATPHAPGDLVGTAASAGEITGHARVVTDPVGAHLEPGEILVAPSTDPGWTPLFLTAGGLVMEMGGSNSHGAVVAREYGIPAVVGVRDAVERIQTGDVITVDGSMGVVGTHASAVEERGR; encoded by the coding sequence ATGCCGCTCGTCCTCGACTTCACTTCCATTGACGCCACGATGCCGGCCACCGTGGGCGGCAAGGCCGCGAACCTCGGCGAACTGACCAGGGCCGGACTGCCCGTGCCGCACGGCTTCTGTGTCACTACCGACGCGTACCGGATGATCTCGGCCACGGACGGCCTCGCGGGCCTGCGGCCCGACAAGGCGGCGCAGCGGATCCTCGAGGCGGCGGTGCCGGAGAAGCTGAGGGAGGCGATCGTCGCCGCGTACGCGGAATTCGGCGACGATGTGCCTGTCGCGGTGCGCTCCAGCGCCACCGCCGAAGACCTGCCGTTCGCGAGCTTCGCCGGGCAGCAGGACACATATCTGAACGTCGTTGGCGCGGACGCCGTCATCGACGCGGTACGCCGCTGCTGGGCGTCGCTGTGGACCGACCGCGCGGTGAGCTATCGCGAGACCAACGGCATCGACCACGGCACGGTCCAGCTGGCCGTCGTCGTGCAGCGGATGGTCGCATCGGCGGTGTCCGGCGTGATGTTCACCGCGAACCCCGTCACCGGCAAGCGCGATCAAACGGTCATCGACGCGAGCCCCGGCCTAGGGGAGGCCGTTGTCTCCGGGGCGGTCGACCCGGACCACTTCGTCGTGGACGGAGCGGGCGCAGCGGGCAGCCCGGACGGAGTGGGCGGCGGCGAGATCGTCGAACGGCGCCTGGGCGACAAGCGTTTCCTCATCTGCCCGCTGGCCGGTGGCGGCACGGAGAAGGTCGACATCGGCGAGAACCACGCACCCTGCCTCACCGACCGCCAGATCCTCGAACTCGCCGAACTCGGCTCCAAGGTGCAGGCGCACTACGGAAGTCCGCAGGACATCGAGTGGGCGATCGACGCGTGGGGCAAGCTGCACCTCACCCAGTCACGGCCCATCACCACGCTGTTCCCGGTGCCCGAACGGGCCGACGACCACGACGGCTTCCACGTGTACTTCTGTTTCAGTCTCGCCCAGGGCCTGGAGCGGCCGATCACCCCGGCCGGGCGCGCCGCGTTCCGGGAGATCGCCGGGGCCGCCGGCCGGATCATCATGGGCAACCCGGGGCCGGACGGCTACACCGAGTCGGCGGGCCGCGTCTTCATCGACGTCACCACCGTCCTGCGCAGTAGGACGGGAAGGGCCTTCTTCCCGCGCGTGCTCGACGTCATGGAGGCCCGTTCGGCGCAGGTCCTGCGCGGCCTGTACGACGATCCGCGCCTGGCCCTGACGCATACGTCGCCATGGCCCGCGGCCAAGCGGGTGGCACGGCTCGCCCGCAGGTTCCACGCTCCCTCCACCGCACTGCGCGCCCTTGCCGATCCCGAGGCGGCGGTGCGGCGCGCACGGCGCGCGGAGACGGAACTCCTGCAGGCGGCCGAGAAGAAGTCCATCGAGGAAGCCCTGCGCGACTGCGTGGTCCCGGTGCTGCCCACCGTCGCCCCGACCGCCCTGGTGGGCTTCGCGATGCTGGCGCTCACCAGCAAGCTCGTCCGTACGGAACCTGGCGAGCTGCAGACGGTTCTGCGCAGCTTGCCGAACAACGTCACCACCGAGATGGACCTCGACCTGTGGGACCTGGCGCTGGCGATCCGTGAAGACCGAGACGTGGTACGGGTGTTCCAGGACAGCGACGTCGAGGAGCTGGTGGCCCGCCATCGCGACGGCGCGTTGCCCGAGGCCGCGCAGCACGGCATCCGCGCCTTCCTGGACCAGTGGGGTCACCGCGCCGTCGCCGAGATCGACCTCGGTCTGCCGCGCTGGTCCGACGACCCCACGTATGTCATCGGCGTCATCCGCAACTACCTGCGCCTGGACGACGAACAGGCCCGGCCGGACGCGGTGTTCGCGCGCGGAGCGGCCGAGGCGGAGGCGATGATCGACCAGCTCGCACAGCGAGCGAAAAGGCGTGGCCGTTTGGTCCGGTTCGCGTTGCACCGCACCCGGATGCTGGCCGGCCTGCGCGAATACCCGAAGTACCTGGCCATCACGCTCTTCGGTGCCCTCCGTGAGCGCATTGCCGAACGAGGAACCGAACTGCACGCACAGGGCCGCATCGACGCCGCTCAGGACGTCTTCTTCCTGGAGTTCGAGGAGATGCGTGCGGCGCCTGACGACCTGCGGCAGAAGGTCGCCGAGCGGAAAGCGCAGTACGAGCGGGAGATGCGCCGCAGGCACATCCCGCGCGTCCTCCTCTCCGACGGCACGGAACCCGAGGTGACGCAGCACGTGCAGGCCACGCCCCACGCGCCCGGTGACCTGGTCGGCACCGCGGCGTCGGCAGGCGAGATCACCGGCCACGCGCGCGTGGTGACCGATCCGGTCGGGGCGCACCTGGAGCCGGGCGAGATCCTGGTGGCCCCGTCCACTGATCCGGGCTGGACCCCGCTCTTCCTGACAGCGGGCGGCCTCGTGATGGAGATGGGCGGGTCCAACTCCCATGGCGCGGTCGTGGCCCGCGAGTACGGCATCCCGGCGGTGGTCGGCGTACGGGACGCGGTGGAGCGGATCCAGACCGGTGACGTGATCACGGTGGACGGGAGCATGGGCGTGGTGGGGACGCACGCGTCGGCTGTGGAGGAGCGGGGGCGGTAG
- a CDS encoding PQQ-binding-like beta-propeller repeat protein, translating to MWGEALLVVAAGLVVGLAVAFHWFGWTSIPGNACGGRFSPCPDGTTPTILLAFLCTFAGTLLVNWRVAELTRVRPGKALPAVLVVTGILLALWPGWQAYAWMRGPVLDRAWVAPVDRPGTVRGVGNWPVDSTVVRARTDGLTSYDLADGHERWSLDAPVRGSACAMSDTVVDGVGVIAFGREDEPCDTVWGVDITSGRKLWERKIKGGAGFEPPTDGRLAADSGVAVALEDTAVRGFTLRAGVPRWKLDLGKECSPVVASAAAARTRVVVQCMSGSKFRSLELVSLDTSTGTHVRRTALPAESRWEAAMVLSARPFVLWLKEKDDRGTDAVLAFGDQDRLRGSVKVSGREEDLRMTVDTEQGFDARPALRAAVAGDVLVTAVTKPGEAVPGAVSGYRLGSGQRLWHTGTDGPVTALTRLPGNRLAILAGGRIGSLDPRTGHLAEGPLIREGTDDVAEAAQLVPGRHGDWLLVNPDGTGITPPLLRVSN from the coding sequence ATGTGGGGGGAGGCGTTGCTCGTCGTGGCGGCCGGGCTGGTCGTCGGACTCGCGGTGGCCTTCCACTGGTTCGGCTGGACCTCGATACCGGGCAACGCGTGCGGCGGCCGTTTCAGCCCCTGCCCCGACGGCACCACCCCCACCATCCTGCTGGCGTTCCTGTGCACCTTCGCGGGTACGCTCCTGGTCAACTGGCGGGTCGCCGAACTGACCAGGGTCCGGCCCGGCAAGGCGCTGCCCGCCGTGCTCGTCGTCACGGGCATCCTCCTCGCCCTCTGGCCGGGATGGCAGGCGTACGCGTGGATGCGCGGCCCCGTCCTCGACCGGGCCTGGGTCGCGCCGGTCGACCGGCCTGGCACCGTCAGGGGCGTGGGCAACTGGCCCGTGGACAGCACCGTCGTCCGCGCCCGCACCGACGGTCTCACCAGCTACGACCTCGCCGACGGGCATGAGCGCTGGAGCCTTGACGCGCCCGTGCGCGGATCGGCGTGCGCGATGAGCGACACCGTGGTCGACGGCGTCGGTGTGATCGCCTTCGGCCGCGAGGACGAACCGTGCGACACAGTGTGGGGTGTGGACATCACGAGCGGCCGCAAACTCTGGGAGCGGAAGATCAAGGGCGGCGCCGGGTTCGAGCCGCCCACCGACGGCCGGCTGGCCGCCGACAGCGGCGTCGCCGTCGCTCTGGAGGACACCGCCGTAAGGGGCTTCACCCTGCGCGCGGGCGTCCCGCGCTGGAAACTGGACCTCGGCAAGGAATGCTCGCCGGTTGTCGCCTCGGCCGCGGCGGCCCGTACCCGGGTGGTCGTCCAGTGCATGAGCGGCTCCAAGTTCCGCTCGCTGGAACTGGTCTCGCTCGACACCTCGACCGGCACGCACGTCCGCCGTACCGCGCTCCCGGCGGAGAGCCGCTGGGAAGCGGCCATGGTCCTCTCCGCCCGGCCGTTCGTGCTCTGGCTCAAGGAGAAGGATGACCGTGGCACCGATGCTGTGCTCGCCTTCGGCGACCAGGACCGCCTGCGCGGGTCGGTGAAGGTCTCGGGGCGCGAGGAAGACTTGCGCATGACCGTGGACACCGAACAGGGCTTCGACGCCCGGCCCGCGCTCCGTGCCGCGGTCGCCGGAGACGTTCTGGTGACCGCGGTGACGAAGCCGGGCGAGGCCGTCCCCGGCGCCGTGTCCGGCTACCGGCTCGGCAGCGGACAGCGACTGTGGCACACCGGAACGGACGGGCCGGTCACGGCCCTCACCCGGCTGCCCGGGAACCGACTCGCCATCCTCGCGGGCGGGCGGATCGGCTCCCTCGACCCGCGCACCGGACACCTCGCCGAGGGGCCGCTGATCCGCGAGGGCACCGACGACGTCGCCGAGGCCGCCCAACTTGTGCCCGGCCGCCACGGCGACTGGCTCCTCGTCAACCCCGACGGGACCGGCATCACGCCGCCCCTCCTCAGGGTCAGCAACTGA
- a CDS encoding GlxA family transcriptional regulator, with protein sequence MSASRLHRVAVLVLEGAKPLDVGIPAQVFTTRASMPYEVRVCGAAPGLVAGGDGLAYYVAHGLDALAWADIVFVPGYRFPDRDDPPPAVVDALIAAHDRGARLAAISTGAFALAATGLLDGRRATTHWHYTRALVAKHPLVQVDENVLFVDEGSVLTSAGAASGIDLCLHILRGDLGVAASNHAARRLVAAPYRSGGQAQYVPRSVPEPLGERFAVTREWALHRLGEPLTLDTLARQAEVSPRTFSRRFVEETGYTPMQWVMRARIDLARELLERSQRSVEQIAADVGLGTGANLRLHFQRILGTTPSEYRRTFTRGE encoded by the coding sequence GTGTCAGCCTCCCGCCTCCATCGCGTCGCCGTCCTTGTGCTCGAGGGTGCGAAGCCGCTCGATGTCGGAATTCCCGCGCAGGTCTTCACGACCCGCGCGAGCATGCCGTACGAGGTGCGCGTGTGCGGGGCGGCGCCCGGTCTCGTGGCCGGCGGCGATGGCCTCGCGTACTACGTCGCCCACGGCCTCGACGCGCTTGCGTGGGCCGACATCGTCTTCGTCCCCGGCTACCGGTTCCCGGACCGGGACGACCCGCCGCCGGCTGTCGTCGACGCATTGATCGCCGCGCACGACAGGGGCGCGCGGCTCGCCGCCATCTCGACGGGCGCCTTTGCGCTCGCGGCCACGGGCCTGCTCGACGGCAGGCGCGCGACGACGCACTGGCACTACACGCGGGCGCTCGTGGCCAAGCACCCGCTCGTCCAGGTCGACGAGAACGTGCTGTTCGTCGACGAGGGCAGCGTGCTCACCTCGGCCGGTGCCGCCTCCGGCATCGACTTGTGCCTGCACATCCTGCGCGGCGACCTCGGAGTGGCCGCGTCCAATCATGCGGCCCGGCGTCTGGTTGCCGCCCCCTACCGCAGCGGTGGCCAGGCCCAGTACGTGCCGCGCAGCGTCCCCGAGCCACTCGGCGAGCGGTTCGCCGTCACCCGCGAGTGGGCGCTGCACCGGCTCGGCGAGCCCCTCACCCTCGACACACTGGCGCGGCAGGCCGAGGTCTCGCCGCGCACGTTCTCCCGGCGCTTCGTCGAGGAGACCGGCTACACGCCGATGCAGTGGGTCATGCGCGCCCGCATCGACCTGGCCCGCGAACTGCTCGAGCGCTCGCAGCGCAGCGTCGAGCAGATCGCCGCCGATGTCGGGCTCGGCACCGGCGCGAACCTGCGTCTGCACTTCCAGCGCATCCTCGGCACCACACCGAGCGAGTACCGGCGCACCTTCACCCGGGGCGAGTAG
- a CDS encoding IclR family transcriptional regulator, translating to MSEPVAPVVRPSESGVREVKSAARTVELLELLAARGDRPARLQELADELGVPRSSMYALLQTLIARGWVRTDATASLYGIGLRTLLTGTTYLDTDPVVRVVRPYLDDASEQLGETIHLARLDGMDIAYLATRESHEYLRTISRVGRWLPAHAGALGKALLAEHPDAALPDAPYEALTPRTHTTRAALVADLAQVRARGYSIDREEGVTGIVGFGFALRVNGEAPAGDAISCSVPVARLTEERERRIVTVMQKVREEIEVRLAQGMGAGGVDWR from the coding sequence ATGTCCGAACCTGTTGCGCCTGTCGTGCGGCCGTCCGAGTCCGGCGTGCGCGAGGTGAAGTCGGCCGCTCGCACGGTCGAACTGCTCGAACTCCTCGCCGCCCGCGGCGACCGGCCCGCCCGACTGCAGGAACTCGCCGACGAGTTGGGTGTGCCGCGCAGCTCCATGTACGCGCTGCTGCAGACCCTCATCGCACGCGGTTGGGTACGCACCGACGCCACCGCCTCGCTGTATGGAATCGGCCTGCGCACACTGCTCACCGGCACCACCTATCTGGACACCGACCCCGTGGTCCGCGTGGTGCGCCCGTACCTGGACGATGCCTCGGAGCAACTCGGCGAGACCATCCACCTGGCCCGCCTCGACGGCATGGACATCGCCTACCTCGCGACCCGCGAGTCGCACGAGTATCTGCGCACCATCAGCCGGGTGGGGCGCTGGCTGCCCGCCCACGCGGGCGCACTCGGCAAGGCGCTGCTGGCCGAACACCCTGACGCGGCGCTGCCGGACGCGCCGTACGAGGCACTGACCCCACGCACCCACACCACCAGGGCCGCGCTCGTTGCCGACCTCGCGCAGGTGCGGGCGCGCGGTTACTCAATCGACCGCGAGGAGGGCGTCACCGGCATCGTCGGATTCGGCTTCGCGCTGCGCGTGAACGGCGAAGCGCCGGCAGGGGACGCGATCAGCTGCTCGGTCCCGGTGGCACGGCTCACCGAGGAGCGCGAGCGCCGGATTGTGACCGTGATGCAGAAGGTGCGCGAGGAGATCGAGGTAAGACTGGCGCAGGGCATGGGCGCGGGCGGAGTCGACTGGCGCTGA
- a CDS encoding glucarate dehydratase family protein: MNDLTITDVRLTPILVADPPLLNAQGVHQPYTPRLIIEITTADGITGLGETYGDTKYLELARPYAEKLVGRSVADLNALFILADEVAVAEERVTNQVDVGGLRGVQTADKLRLSVVSGFEVACLDALGKAQGMPVHALLGGKVRDAVEYSGYLFYKWGAHPKGVDSEVDDWGEAVDPAGIVDQARKFTERYGFRSFKLKGGVFEPEQEIAAIRALAEAFPGSPLRLDPNGAWSVETSIKVIEALQDVLEYMEDPTLGTPNMAAVASGTDVPLATNMCVTTFDEVKEAFTRDAVQVVLSDHHYWGGLRNTRELAAICRTFGVGVSMHSNTHLGISLAAMTHVASTVPNLHHACDSHYPWQSEDVLNERITFTDGKVTVSDAPGLGVTLDRDRLAVLHQRWLDDDGTMRERDDAAAMRVADPAWQTPPVPRW, from the coding sequence ATGAACGACCTGACGATCACCGACGTCCGGCTGACCCCGATCCTCGTCGCCGACCCCCCGCTGCTCAACGCCCAAGGCGTGCACCAGCCCTACACCCCCCGCCTGATCATCGAGATCACCACCGCGGACGGGATCACCGGCCTCGGCGAGACCTACGGCGACACCAAGTACCTGGAGCTGGCCCGCCCGTACGCCGAGAAGCTCGTCGGCCGGTCCGTCGCAGACCTCAACGCCCTCTTCATCCTCGCGGACGAGGTCGCGGTGGCCGAGGAACGAGTGACGAACCAGGTGGACGTGGGCGGCCTGCGAGGCGTCCAGACCGCCGACAAACTGCGGCTGTCCGTCGTCTCCGGCTTCGAGGTCGCCTGCCTGGACGCCCTCGGCAAGGCCCAGGGCATGCCGGTCCACGCCCTGCTCGGCGGCAAGGTGCGCGACGCCGTCGAGTACAGCGGCTACCTCTTCTACAAGTGGGGCGCGCACCCGAAGGGCGTCGACTCCGAGGTCGACGACTGGGGCGAGGCCGTCGACCCGGCCGGCATCGTCGACCAGGCACGCAAGTTCACCGAGCGCTACGGCTTCCGCTCCTTCAAACTCAAGGGCGGCGTCTTCGAGCCCGAGCAGGAGATCGCGGCGATACGCGCCCTCGCCGAGGCGTTCCCCGGAAGCCCGCTGCGACTCGATCCCAACGGCGCCTGGTCCGTCGAGACCTCCATCAAGGTCATCGAAGCGCTGCAGGACGTCCTGGAGTACATGGAGGACCCCACTCTCGGTACGCCCAACATGGCCGCCGTCGCCTCCGGTACCGACGTACCGCTCGCCACCAACATGTGTGTGACGACCTTCGACGAGGTCAAGGAGGCGTTCACCCGCGACGCCGTCCAGGTCGTCCTGTCCGACCACCACTACTGGGGCGGCCTGCGCAACACCCGCGAACTCGCCGCCATATGCCGCACGTTCGGCGTCGGAGTGTCGATGCACTCCAACACCCACCTGGGCATCTCGCTCGCAGCGATGACACACGTGGCGTCCACGGTCCCGAACCTGCACCACGCCTGCGACTCGCACTACCCCTGGCAGTCCGAGGACGTGCTGAACGAGCGGATCACCTTCACGGACGGCAAGGTGACCGTCTCCGACGCCCCCGGCCTCGGCGTCACCCTCGACCGTGACAGGCTCGCCGTCCTGCACCAGCGCTGGCTGGACGACGACGGCACGATGCGCGAGCGCGACGACGCGGCCGCGATGCGCGTCGCCGACCCGGCCTGGCAAACCCCGCCCGTGCCCCGCTGGTGA
- a CDS encoding DUF6243 family protein: protein MSKNINNPVGMGGGQRKKLSRAERQNNGPHRNLDRRSAADQKAELVRKMREKARAAEGVGQTGDDTAQS, encoded by the coding sequence GTGAGCAAGAACATCAACAACCCCGTGGGCATGGGCGGCGGCCAGCGCAAGAAGCTGTCCCGCGCCGAACGGCAGAACAACGGTCCGCACCGCAACCTCGACCGCCGGAGTGCCGCCGACCAGAAGGCGGAGCTGGTGCGCAAGATGCGCGAGAAGGCACGCGCAGCTGAGGGCGTCGGGCAGACGGGCGACGACACGGCACAGAGCTGA
- a CDS encoding FG-GAP-like repeat-containing protein yields the protein MPHSRRILTYAIAAAAAATAGFAFPPGATAAAPRAATSDFNGDGYADLAVGVPDGTVAGQAKAGYVNVVWGGPKGVGAHGSIRVTQATPEVPGTPEAGDRFGASVALTDLNGDGIAELLAGVPGEDVTDRGTDAGMVIAVGGSRNGPGPGSTVLTGPSPSAAYGTSLAAADLTGGGNKTIVIGGTDKVVARVIVGEDSMVTTVVAAPMGGRAPVLATGDFDSDGTADLAVAYWTAGDPNTQSHVRLWKWDAGQSEMANFWNTDNAGVTALAAGDFDGDGHDDLALGECREIADENIDDPCGPEKLAKGGGIHIHYGSPASGSFGSRAQTLNQDTAGVPGAAEDGDRFGAALAVADVNRDGRDDLIAGAPGEAIGSKAKAGAAWLLRGGPQGLLDANGAASSVAWNQDTPGVPGVAEAGDAFGAAVAAGDHNADGVPDVTVGSPDENASLGAVWLLPKGSAAGSAAFSPRTLGLPYLSTAQKYGKPLSSH from the coding sequence GTGCCACACAGCCGCCGCATCTTGACGTACGCCATCGCGGCCGCCGCCGCGGCCACCGCCGGGTTCGCGTTCCCGCCCGGCGCCACTGCCGCCGCACCGCGCGCTGCCACGAGCGACTTCAACGGCGACGGCTACGCGGACCTCGCCGTCGGTGTTCCGGACGGGACCGTGGCCGGCCAGGCCAAGGCCGGTTATGTGAACGTCGTCTGGGGCGGCCCGAAGGGCGTCGGCGCCCACGGAAGTATCCGTGTCACGCAGGCCACCCCCGAGGTTCCCGGCACCCCGGAGGCAGGCGACCGCTTCGGCGCGTCCGTGGCGCTGACGGACCTCAACGGCGACGGCATCGCGGAACTCCTCGCCGGTGTCCCCGGCGAGGACGTCACCGACCGCGGCACGGACGCGGGCATGGTCATCGCCGTAGGCGGCTCGAGGAATGGGCCGGGTCCGGGGTCGACGGTCCTGACCGGGCCGTCACCGTCGGCCGCGTACGGCACATCGCTCGCGGCGGCCGACCTCACCGGCGGCGGCAACAAAACGATCGTGATCGGCGGCACGGACAAGGTCGTCGCTCGCGTCATCGTGGGCGAGGACAGCATGGTCACCACCGTCGTCGCCGCCCCCATGGGCGGCCGTGCCCCCGTCCTGGCCACCGGCGATTTCGACAGCGACGGCACGGCGGACCTCGCCGTGGCGTACTGGACCGCGGGCGACCCCAACACACAGTCCCACGTGCGGCTGTGGAAGTGGGACGCCGGCCAGTCCGAGATGGCCAACTTCTGGAACACGGACAACGCCGGTGTCACGGCCCTGGCCGCCGGCGACTTCGACGGCGACGGTCACGACGACCTGGCGCTCGGCGAGTGCCGTGAGATCGCCGACGAGAACATCGACGACCCGTGCGGCCCCGAGAAGCTGGCCAAGGGCGGCGGCATCCACATCCACTACGGAAGCCCCGCGAGCGGCTCGTTCGGCAGCCGTGCCCAGACCCTCAACCAGGACACCGCGGGCGTCCCGGGGGCGGCCGAGGACGGCGACCGCTTCGGCGCCGCCCTCGCCGTCGCCGACGTCAACCGCGACGGCCGCGACGACCTGATCGCGGGCGCTCCCGGTGAGGCCATCGGAAGCAAAGCGAAGGCGGGCGCCGCCTGGCTGCTGCGCGGCGGTCCGCAGGGACTCCTCGACGCCAACGGCGCTGCCAGTTCCGTCGCCTGGAACCAGGACACACCGGGCGTCCCGGGCGTCGCCGAGGCGGGTGACGCCTTCGGCGCGGCGGTCGCCGCGGGCGACCACAACGCCGACGGCGTGCCGGACGTGACGGTCGGATCCCCGGACGAGAACGCCTCTCTGGGCGCCGTATGGCTTCTCCCCAAAGGCTCGGCCGCCGGTTCGGCAGCCTTCTCGCCCCGCACGCTGGGTCTCCCGTACCTCTCCACGGCTCAGAAGTACGGCAAGCCGCTGAGTAGTCACTGA
- a CDS encoding DUF6417 family protein, whose amino-acid sequence MNPDVTSLIPEQDTAARHLELLTLEEAHDLLRLLQMIAAEGPDELSEEAQWFAREIAARIPSEN is encoded by the coding sequence ATGAATCCAGATGTCACCAGCCTGATCCCCGAGCAGGACACCGCAGCCCGCCACCTGGAGCTGCTCACGCTCGAAGAAGCCCACGACCTGCTGCGCCTGCTCCAGATGATTGCCGCGGAGGGCCCGGACGAACTGAGCGAGGAGGCGCAGTGGTTCGCGCGTGAGATCGCGGCGCGTATCCCCTCGGAGAACTGA